In Felis catus isolate Fca126 chromosome E1, F.catus_Fca126_mat1.0, whole genome shotgun sequence, the following proteins share a genomic window:
- the GALR2 gene encoding galanin receptor type 2 produces MNGSGGPRAEDASEANGRDSWQPEAVIVPMLFVLIFLVGTVGNALVLAVLLRGGQAVSTTNLFILNLGVADLCFIVCCVPFQATIYTLDGWVFGSLLCKAVHFLIFLTMYASSFTLAAVSLDRYLAIRYPLHSRELRTPRNALAAIGLIWGLSLLFSGPYLSYYRQSKLANLTVCHPAWSAPRRRAMDLCTFVFSYLLPVLVLGLTYARTLRYLWRTVDPVAAGSSARRAKRKVTRMIIIVAVLFCLCWMPHHALILCVWFGRFPLTPATYALRILSHLVSYANSCVNPIVYALVSKHFRKGFRKICAGLLRRAPRRASGRVCIAAQGTHRSSVLERESTDGTHVSEAAGPSAPVLAPLSSPPALNLVPGPSWRDQNAPNGIPAVNAT; encoded by the exons ATGAATGGCTCGGGTGGCCCGCGGGCCGAGGACGCCAGTGAGGCGAATGGCAGGGACAGCTGGCAGCCCGAGGCGGTTATCGTGCCCATGTTGTTCGTGCTCATCTTCTTGGTGGGCACCGTGGGCAACGCGCTGGTGCTGGCCGTGCTGCTGCGCGGCGGCCAGGCGGTCAGCACCACCAACCTGTTCATCCTCAACCTGGGCGTGGCCGACCTGTGCTTCATCGTGTGCTGCGTGCCTTTCCAGGCCACCATCTACACCCTGGACGGCTGGGTGTTCGGCTCGCTGCTCTGCAAGGCTGTGCATTTCCTCATCTTCCTCACCATGTACGCCAGCAGCTTCACGCTGGCCGCTGTCTCCCTGGACAG GTATCTGGCCATCCGCTACCCGCTGCACTCCCGAGAGCTGCGCACGCCTCGCAACGCGCTGGCTGCCATCGGGCTCATCTGGGGGCTGTCGCTGCTCTTCTCCGGGCCCTACCTGAGTTACTACCGCCAGTCGAAGTTGGCCAACCTGACTGTGTGCCACCCGGCGTGGAGCGCGCCTCGTCGCCGCGCCATGGACCTCTGCACCTTTGTCTTCAGCTACCTGCTTCCCGTGCTGGTGCTCGGCCTGACCTACGCGCGCACCCTGCGCTACCTGTGGCGAACGGTCGACCCGGTGGCCGCCGGTTCGAGCGCCCGGCGCGCCAAGCGCAAGGTGACGCGCATGATCATCATCGTGGCTGTGCTCTTCTGCCTCTGTTGGATGCCTCACCACGCGCTCATCCTCTGCGTGTGGTTCGGCCGCTTCCCGCTTACACCTGCCACCTACGCGCTGCGCATCCTCTCGCACCTGGTCTCCTATGCCAACTCCTGTGTCAACCCCATCGTCTACGCGCTCGTCTCCAAGCACTTCCGCAAGGGCTTCCGCAAGATCTGCGCAGGTCTGCTGCGCCGTGCCCCACGTAGAGCCTCAGGCCGCGTGTGCATCGCCGCACAGGGGACCCACCGCAGCAGCGTCCTAGAGCGTGAGTCCACCGACGGGACGCACGTGAGCGAGGCTGCCGGGCCCTCCGCCCCTGTGCTGGCACCTCTCAGCAGTCCCCCCGCCTTGAACCTGGTACCCGGGCCATCCTGGAGGGACCAAAATGCCCCCAACGGCATCCCGGCAGTGAATGCGAcctga
- the ZACN gene encoding LOW QUALITY PROTEIN: zinc-activated ligand-gated ion channel (The sequence of the model RefSeq protein was modified relative to this genomic sequence to represent the inferred CDS: inserted 1 base in 1 codon) — MALQLLLHVAFLRLSATAGPSVQGRDFRTPAVAWPSYFDLNWPQEVQETIQIPNNGSAPLLVDVRVFVSNVFNVDILRYTVSSMLLLRLSWLDTRLAWNASVRPRRAITLPWDSLWTPGLTIQEALWVDWQDQSPRARVDPDGHVDLYLTLTTETNCDFELLHFPRDQSDCNLSFYALGNTALELEFRAHAVNEIVSVKREYVVRDLKTQVPPQQLVPCFQVTLRLQNTALKAIIALLVPGEALLLADMCGGXLPLQATERIAYKVTLLLGYLVFHSSLVQALPSSSSCNPLLIYYFTVLLLLLFASTMETVLLAALLARGDLRAKSGPSPTPRAEQHGHGDSEPNPEGAPRVKGSRRSQAEAADHVFFLVYVVGVVCSQFFFIGLWMWATCKSDPAPGKAVPHGGQPRL; from the exons ATGGCCCTGCAGCTCCTGCTCCATGTGGCCTTCCTCAGGCTCAGCGCCACCGCTGGGCCCTCGGTCCAGGGGCGGGACTTTAGAACACCGGCAGTTG CCTGGCCATCCTACTTCGACCTCAACTGGCCCCAGGAGGTTCAGGAAACCATCCAGATTCCGAACAACGGGAGCGCGCCCCTGCTCGTGGACGTGCGGGTGTTTGTGTCCAACGTGTTTAACGTG GACATCCTGCGGTACACAGTGTCCTCTATGCTGCTGCTTCGGCTG TCCTGGCTGGACACTCGCCTGGCCTGGAACGCGAGTGTGCGCCCACGGCGTGCAATCACACTGCCCTGGGACTCACTCTGGACTCCAGGACTCACCATCCAGGAGGC GCTCTGGGTGGACTGGCAGGATCAGAGCCCGAGGGCCCGAGTGGACCCCGACGGCCACGTTGACCTGTACTTGACCCTCACCACCGAGACCAACTGTGATTTTGAGCTCCTCCACTTCCCCAGGGACCAGAGCGACTGCAACCTCAGCTTCTACGCTCTCGGCAACACTG CCCTGGAGCTGGAGTTCCGGGCGCACGCGGTGAACGAGATTGTGAGCGTCAAGAGGGAATACGTAGTTCGGGATCTGAAAACCCAAGTCCCACCCCAGCAGCTGGTGCCCTGCTTCCAGGTGACG CTGCGCCTGCAGAACACAGCGCTGAAGGCCATCATAGCTCTGCTGGTACCCGGGGAGGCCCTGCTGTTGGCTGACATGTGCGGGG TACTGCCCCTCCAGGCCACCGAGCGCATTGCCTACAAGGTGACCCTGCTGCTGGGCTACCTGGTCTTCCACTCCTCCCTGGTGCAGGCCctgcccagctcctcctcctgcaACCCACTGCTCA TTTACTACTTcactgtgctgctgctgctgctttttgcCAGCACCATGGAGACCGTGCTGCTGGCCGCGCTGCTGGCCCGGGGCGACCTCAGGGCCAAGAGCGGCCCCAGCCCGACCCCTAGAGCGGAGCAGCACGGTCACGGGGACTCAGAGCCAAATCCTGAAG GAGCCCCCAGAGTGAAGGGGTCGAGGAGGAGCCAGGCCGAGGCTGCTGATCACGTCTTCTTCCTGGTGTATGTGGTGGGGGTAGTGTGCAGCCAGTTTTTCTTCATCGGGCTCTGGATGTGGGCAACGTGCAAGTCTGACCCAGCTCCCGGCAAGGCCGTGCCCCATGGCGGGCAGCCCAGGCtgtga